Proteins encoded within one genomic window of Halobacteroides halobius DSM 5150:
- a CDS encoding stage V sporulation protein S has translation MEVLKVSSQSSPKSVAGALAGVLREREGAELQAIGAGALNQAVKAVAIARGYVAPSGKDLFCIPAFTDIEIDGEERTAIKLIVESR, from the coding sequence ATGGAAGTACTAAAGGTATCATCTCAATCAAGTCCTAAATCAGTAGCAGGAGCCCTAGCTGGAGTATTAAGAGAAAGGGAGGGGGCAGAACTACAAGCTATAGGAGCAGGTGCATTAAACCAAGCAGTAAAAGCAGTAGCTATTGCTAGAGGTTATGTAGCTCCAAGTGGGAAAGATTTATTTTGCATTCCGGCTTTTACAGATATTGAAATTGATGGTGAGGAAAGAACTGCTATCAAGTTAATTGTGGAATCAAGATAA